The Xanthomonas indica genome has a segment encoding these proteins:
- a CDS encoding sensor histidine kinase, with product MPPWEPDVIALLHASPDSLIARRIGWSSAKPSTHWFVWLSLVWSIWLFVTPLYEPYYFRNWFPPTLASYLVFLALYYVAYYRHRRYLPWCVAGMAALAFVVLPYNPGAQCYIIYACAFLAFCFEPKRAVAAMLLVLASFALAWTLRGWSPLYMVSAMVVGLSVGLMNISFERRARGEAQLRLSHEEVRRLAAVAERERIGRDLHDLLGHTLSLVALKSDLATRLLAHDAAAARREMEEVGQVAREALGQVRRAVSGIRAAQLAAEIAAAKLLLESSGVTFRYQVEALPPCPQLETVFALVLREAATNIQRHARANHAQLRLWCERGQALLELRDDGRGGALQPGTGLSSMRERLEAVGGSLRIASERGLGTCLVAAAPLPRAEAAVVPEAATAARMPAPADQDAALG from the coding sequence ATGCCGCCCTGGGAGCCCGACGTGATCGCCTTGCTGCACGCCTCGCCCGACTCGCTGATCGCCCGCCGCATCGGCTGGAGCTCGGCCAAGCCCAGCACCCACTGGTTCGTGTGGCTGTCGCTGGTGTGGTCGATCTGGCTGTTCGTCACTCCGCTGTACGAGCCGTACTACTTCCGCAACTGGTTCCCGCCGACGCTGGCCAGCTACCTGGTGTTCCTGGCCTTGTACTACGTGGCCTACTACCGCCACCGGCGCTACCTGCCCTGGTGCGTGGCCGGCATGGCGGCGCTGGCGTTCGTGGTGCTGCCGTACAACCCCGGTGCGCAGTGCTACATCATCTATGCCTGCGCCTTCCTGGCGTTCTGCTTCGAGCCGAAGCGGGCGGTGGCGGCGATGCTGCTGGTGCTGGCCTCGTTCGCATTGGCCTGGACGCTGCGCGGCTGGTCGCCGCTGTACATGGTCAGCGCGATGGTGGTCGGTCTGTCGGTGGGACTGATGAACATCAGTTTCGAACGCCGTGCGCGCGGCGAGGCGCAACTGCGCCTGAGCCACGAGGAAGTGCGGCGCCTGGCGGCGGTGGCCGAGCGCGAGCGCATCGGCCGCGACCTGCACGACCTGCTCGGCCATACCCTGTCGCTGGTCGCGCTGAAGTCGGACCTGGCCACGCGCCTGCTCGCCCATGACGCGGCCGCGGCGCGGCGCGAGATGGAGGAGGTGGGGCAGGTCGCGCGCGAGGCGCTGGGCCAGGTGCGGCGCGCGGTCAGCGGCATCCGCGCCGCGCAACTGGCGGCGGAGATCGCCGCGGCCAAGCTGCTGCTGGAATCGTCGGGGGTGACCTTCCGCTACCAGGTCGAGGCCTTGCCGCCATGCCCGCAGCTGGAGACGGTGTTCGCGCTGGTGCTGCGCGAGGCCGCCACCAACATCCAGCGCCATGCCCGCGCCAATCACGCGCAGTTGCGGCTGTGGTGCGAGCGCGGCCAGGCCCTGCTGGAACTGCGCGACGACGGCCGCGGCGGCGCGCTGCAGCCGGGTACCGGGCTGAGCAGCATGCGCGAGCGGCTGGAGGCGGTGGGCGGCAGCCTGCGCATCGCCTCCGAGCGTGGCCTGGGCACCTGCCTGGTCGCCGCGGCGCCGTTGCCGCGGGCCGAGGCGGCCGTCGTGCCGGAGGCCGCAACGGCGGCGCGGATGCCCGCCCCGGCCGACCAGGACGCCGCGCTCGGCTGA
- a CDS encoding diguanylate cyclase has translation MPSTTINRYGVPLALLLLLGISGGVLVGSQRFLADTAAVQRSHRVIAEIDGLQLNLADCDASLRGFLLLETHEHLVDFQQCQRALPPRLQQLATLLQDNPAQQQRLQEVRAQIEARMRDSARAVARFQGKAAGTLKPDPERARRGRALSQAIRRNTDTMVRSERAALAGSARSTAANADLLRRLAVVGIPAVCVLTLVLYLLLRREIGRRSQAEQRGHQANALLVGTVQQMQRTEQDLRTLNRCSRGLQSCVQPDEAVEVARQALERLLGDAGCSVYCTDAAGEQAVCVAHWGEDALCAPTLPLNGCEGLRSRATQIQRPGAAPACAHAAGAVLHGTCVPMVVQGEPLGLIHLSSRDPAVLERLPLVEVVAEQLAMALHNLQLRQRLRMQSIRDPLTGLYNRRYLEESLLRELARCERREQPLALMMLDLDHFKALNDRLGHAGGDALLAAFGQLLAGLVRPEDIACRYGGEEFTVILPGAAADVAQRRAEQIRAAVADLRVQHQGQALPPVTVSIGVAAYPDHGRSTEDLLRCADAALYRGKRSGRNRVAAAGDAPLRAVEA, from the coding sequence ATGCCCTCCACCACGATCAACCGCTATGGCGTGCCGCTGGCCTTGCTGCTGCTGTTGGGCATCAGCGGCGGCGTGCTGGTGGGCAGCCAGCGCTTCCTCGCCGATACCGCGGCGGTGCAACGCAGCCACCGGGTGATCGCCGAGATCGACGGCCTGCAGCTCAACCTCGCCGACTGCGATGCCTCCCTACGCGGTTTCCTGCTGCTGGAAACCCACGAACACCTGGTCGATTTCCAGCAGTGCCAGCGTGCGCTGCCGCCGCGGCTGCAGCAGCTGGCCACGCTGTTGCAGGACAACCCGGCCCAGCAGCAGCGGCTACAGGAGGTCCGCGCCCAGATCGAGGCACGCATGCGCGACAGCGCGCGCGCCGTGGCCCGCTTCCAGGGCAAGGCGGCGGGCACGCTCAAGCCCGACCCCGAGCGCGCGCGCCGTGGCCGCGCGCTGTCGCAGGCGATCCGCCGCAACACCGACACCATGGTGCGCAGCGAGCGCGCGGCGCTGGCCGGCAGTGCCCGCTCCACCGCCGCCAACGCCGACCTGCTGCGCCGGCTGGCAGTGGTCGGCATCCCGGCGGTGTGTGTGCTGACCCTGGTGCTGTACCTGCTGCTGCGCCGCGAGATCGGCCGCCGCAGCCAGGCCGAGCAGCGCGGCCACCAGGCCAATGCGCTGCTGGTGGGCACGGTGCAGCAGATGCAGCGCACCGAACAGGATCTGCGCACGCTCAACCGCTGCAGCCGCGGACTGCAGAGCTGCGTGCAGCCGGACGAGGCGGTGGAGGTCGCGCGGCAGGCCCTGGAGCGCCTGCTCGGCGACGCCGGCTGCAGCGTGTACTGCACCGACGCGGCGGGCGAGCAGGCTGTCTGCGTGGCCCACTGGGGCGAGGATGCGCTGTGCGCGCCGACGCTGCCGCTCAACGGCTGCGAAGGCCTGCGCAGCCGCGCCACCCAGATCCAGCGGCCTGGCGCCGCGCCGGCCTGTGCCCACGCCGCCGGCGCGGTGCTGCATGGCACCTGCGTGCCGATGGTGGTGCAGGGCGAGCCGCTGGGCCTGATCCATCTGTCCAGCCGCGACCCGGCCGTGCTCGAGCGCCTGCCGCTGGTCGAGGTGGTGGCCGAACAACTGGCGATGGCGCTGCACAACCTGCAGTTGCGCCAGCGCCTGCGCATGCAGTCGATCCGCGATCCGCTGACTGGGCTGTACAACCGCCGCTACCTGGAAGAATCGCTGCTGCGCGAGCTGGCCCGCTGCGAGCGCCGCGAGCAGCCGCTGGCGCTGATGATGCTGGACCTGGACCACTTCAAGGCGCTCAACGACCGCCTCGGCCATGCCGGCGGCGATGCCTTGCTGGCGGCGTTCGGCCAATTGCTGGCCGGGTTGGTGCGGCCGGAGGACATCGCCTGCCGCTACGGTGGCGAAGAGTTCACGGTGATCCTGCCCGGCGCCGCCGCCGACGTGGCGCAGCGCCGCGCCGAGCAGATCCGCGCCGCGGTGGCGGACCTGCGGGTGCAGCACCAGGGCCAGGCGCTGCCGCCGGTGACCGTGTCGATCGGCGTGGCCGCCTACCCGGACCACGGCCGCAGCACTGAGGACCTGCTGCGCTGCGCGGACGCGGCGCTGTACCGCGGCAAGCGCAGCGGCCGCAACCGCGTCGCCGCCGCCGGCGACGCGCCGCTGCGCGCCGTCGAGGCCTAA
- a CDS encoding efflux RND transporter periplasmic adaptor subunit — translation MSTSSDLLKELRIDRKAPPSEPPSRRGLWIAVVLLVVLLALGAGAWLLFGRSKPLEVRTAAVVAIAPGSSSASVLDASGYVVARRMATVSAKITGKVREVRIEEGMRVEEGQVMATLDPIDANAQRVLSASQLDAARSLVANMQAQVRQADADAQRLQTLAGQQLVSRSQYEQAVAQRDALRAQLQNAQRNVAVAGNQLSISDLNVDNTIVRAPFSGVVTAKAAQPGEIVSPLSAGGGFTRTGIGTIVDMDSLEIEVEVGESYIGRVKPGMPVEAVLNAYPDWKIPAEVIAIIPSADRGKATVKVRVALKQKDARIVPEMGVRVSFLEAPQPQAQHTPQGVRVPGAAIVKRAGQDVAFAVKEDNTVEQRALKTGIALGDDRQVLSGLAAGDTVVLDPPEALHAGMQVKTAEAAAQ, via the coding sequence ATGAGTACTTCCTCCGACCTGCTCAAGGAACTCCGTATCGACCGCAAGGCGCCGCCGAGCGAGCCGCCGTCGCGGCGCGGACTGTGGATCGCCGTGGTGCTGCTGGTGGTGCTGCTCGCCCTCGGCGCCGGCGCCTGGCTGCTGTTCGGCCGCAGCAAGCCGCTGGAGGTGCGCACCGCCGCGGTGGTGGCGATCGCCCCCGGCAGCAGCAGTGCCTCGGTGCTGGACGCCAGCGGCTACGTGGTGGCGCGGCGCATGGCCACGGTGTCGGCCAAGATCACCGGCAAGGTCCGCGAGGTGCGCATCGAGGAAGGCATGCGCGTGGAGGAAGGCCAGGTGATGGCGACGCTGGACCCGATCGACGCCAACGCGCAGCGGGTGCTGTCGGCCTCGCAACTGGACGCGGCGCGCAGCCTGGTGGCCAACATGCAGGCGCAGGTGCGCCAGGCCGATGCCGACGCGCAGCGGCTGCAGACCCTTGCCGGCCAGCAACTGGTTTCGCGGTCGCAGTACGAGCAGGCGGTGGCGCAGCGCGATGCCCTGCGTGCGCAGTTGCAGAATGCGCAGCGCAACGTGGCGGTGGCCGGCAACCAGCTGTCGATCTCCGATCTCAACGTCGACAACACCATCGTGCGCGCGCCGTTCTCCGGCGTGGTCACCGCCAAGGCGGCGCAGCCGGGCGAGATCGTCTCGCCGCTGTCGGCCGGCGGCGGCTTCACCCGCACCGGCATCGGCACCATCGTCGACATGGATTCGCTGGAAATCGAGGTCGAGGTGGGCGAGTCCTACATCGGCCGGGTCAAGCCGGGCATGCCGGTGGAAGCGGTGCTCAACGCGTATCCGGACTGGAAGATCCCGGCCGAGGTGATCGCGATCATCCCCTCCGCCGACCGCGGCAAGGCCACGGTGAAGGTGCGGGTGGCGCTGAAGCAGAAGGACGCGCGGATCGTGCCGGAGATGGGCGTACGGGTCAGCTTCCTGGAGGCGCCGCAGCCGCAGGCGCAACACACGCCGCAGGGCGTGCGGGTACCGGGCGCGGCGATCGTCAAGCGTGCCGGCCAGGACGTGGCGTTCGCGGTGAAGGAGGACAACACGGTCGAGCAGCGTGCGCTGAAGACCGGCATCGCCCTGGGCGACGACCGCCAGGTGCTGTCCGGCCTGGCCGC
- a CDS encoding catalase family peroxidase — protein sequence MSRPDSTPPRRRPWPALAAIAAIAAVLAAAFAWSAGWLGGPQRLTAQRMTDAIEAGGPPHPGFRRAHSKGVCVSGYFEGNGQGSALSSARVFAQASVPVLGRLSIGGGDPHGADGAARVRSMALQLRSDDGQEWRTAMNSFPFFVVASPEGFMAQTVAARPDPATGKPDPAKMAAFLQRYPEAKKFQEWAKTAPWSNSWANTQYNGVNAFRFTAADGSTHAVRWSMRPQTPFAPLSAEQRAKADADFLSEDLQARLARGPLRWDLVLTVAAPGDPVDDPSQPWPQDRQQVVAGTLVLDHAEPQATGPCRDLNYDPLILPRGIAGSGDPILAARSAVYSQSFNRREREIARGQAPDATGTPHGGAQ from the coding sequence ATGTCCCGTCCCGATTCCACGCCGCCGCGCCGGCGGCCCTGGCCGGCGCTGGCCGCCATCGCCGCGATCGCCGCGGTGCTCGCCGCCGCCTTCGCCTGGAGCGCCGGCTGGCTGGGCGGCCCGCAGCGGCTGACCGCGCAGCGCATGACCGACGCCATCGAAGCCGGCGGCCCGCCGCATCCGGGCTTCCGCCGCGCGCACAGCAAGGGCGTGTGCGTCAGCGGCTATTTCGAGGGCAACGGCCAGGGCAGCGCGCTGTCCTCGGCGCGGGTGTTCGCACAGGCCTCGGTGCCGGTGCTGGGCCGCCTGTCGATCGGCGGTGGCGACCCGCATGGCGCCGACGGCGCCGCCCGCGTGCGCAGCATGGCGCTGCAGTTGCGCAGCGACGACGGCCAGGAGTGGCGCACGGCGATGAACAGCTTCCCGTTCTTCGTGGTCGCCAGCCCCGAGGGCTTCATGGCGCAGACCGTGGCCGCGCGCCCGGACCCGGCCACCGGCAAGCCGGACCCGGCGAAGATGGCGGCGTTCCTGCAGCGCTACCCGGAAGCGAAGAAGTTCCAGGAATGGGCCAAGACCGCGCCATGGTCGAATAGCTGGGCCAACACCCAGTACAACGGCGTCAACGCGTTCCGCTTCACCGCCGCCGACGGCAGCACGCACGCGGTGCGCTGGTCGATGCGCCCGCAGACCCCGTTCGCACCGCTGTCGGCCGAGCAACGTGCCAAGGCCGATGCCGATTTCCTCAGCGAAGACCTGCAGGCGCGGCTGGCGCGCGGCCCGCTGCGCTGGGACCTGGTGCTGACCGTGGCCGCACCCGGCGATCCGGTCGACGACCCCTCGCAGCCCTGGCCGCAGGACCGCCAACAGGTGGTCGCCGGCACCCTGGTGCTGGACCATGCCGAGCCGCAGGCCACCGGGCCGTGCCGCGACCTCAACTACGATCCGCTGATCCTGCCGCGCGGCATCGCCGGCTCCGGCGACCCGATCCTGGCCGCGCGCTCGGCGGTGTATTCGCAGTCCTTCAACCGCCGCGAGCGCGAGATCGCCCGTGGCCAGGCGCCCGACGCCACCGGCACGCCGCACGGAGGTGCGCAATGA
- a CDS encoding response regulator transcription factor, with translation MIRLVLAEDQAMVRGALGALLGLEADLDVVASAADGEAAWRALQAQSPDLLVTDIEMPGLSGLELAQRIQRQQLPVRVIIVTTFARPGFLRRALDAGVGGYLLKDAPPQRLIEAIRQVHRGGRAIDPELALEAWSEADPLNDRERQVLRLAGEGASAGDIATQLGLSSGTVRNYLSEAIGKLGVGNRIEAARLARQKGWL, from the coding sequence GTGATTCGTTTAGTGCTGGCGGAGGATCAGGCGATGGTGCGCGGTGCGCTGGGCGCACTGCTGGGCCTGGAAGCGGATCTGGACGTGGTCGCCAGCGCGGCCGACGGCGAGGCCGCCTGGCGCGCACTGCAGGCGCAGTCCCCCGACCTGCTGGTCACCGATATCGAGATGCCCGGCCTCAGCGGCCTGGAACTGGCCCAGCGCATCCAGCGCCAGCAGCTGCCGGTACGCGTCATCATCGTCACCACCTTCGCCCGCCCCGGCTTCCTGCGGCGGGCGCTGGACGCCGGGGTCGGCGGCTACCTGCTCAAGGACGCGCCGCCGCAGCGGCTGATCGAGGCGATCCGCCAGGTCCACCGCGGCGGCCGCGCGATCGATCCGGAACTTGCGCTGGAAGCCTGGTCCGAGGCCGACCCGCTCAACGACCGCGAGCGCCAGGTGCTGCGCCTGGCCGGCGAGGGCGCTTCGGCCGGCGACATTGCCACGCAGCTGGGGCTGTCGTCGGGCACGGTGCGCAACTACCTGTCCGAGGCGATCGGCAAGCTCGGGGTCGGCAACCGCATCGAGGCGGCGCGGCTGGCGCGGCAGAAGGGCTGGCTGTGA
- a CDS encoding ABC transporter permease produces MNPIDLSVVPPAATWSLRDQFALLLREIRYEVLRWLRTPSFALPTLLFPPLFYLLFGVLLNHGRHDAAVYLMASYSVFGVMAPALFGFGVGLALDRERGLLALKRAMPVPPMALLLARTALAMAFALAIGILLQVLAGLLGGVMLSPGQRLWLLLVDVLGTLPFCALGLALGAYAGGSGAPALVNLIYLPMAFLSGLWIPLQLLPAWLTTLAPLWPSYHLGQLALRVVGQGDCHGSAGHVAALLAVTVVFYALAQRRLGRG; encoded by the coding sequence ATGAACCCGATCGATCTTTCCGTTGTCCCTCCGGCGGCCACTTGGTCGTTGCGCGACCAGTTCGCGCTGCTGCTGCGCGAGATCCGCTACGAAGTGCTGCGCTGGCTGCGCACGCCGTCGTTCGCCTTGCCGACGCTGCTGTTCCCGCCGCTGTTCTACCTGCTGTTCGGCGTGCTGCTCAATCATGGGCGCCACGACGCGGCGGTGTACCTGATGGCCAGCTACAGCGTGTTCGGGGTGATGGCGCCGGCGTTGTTCGGGTTCGGTGTCGGCCTGGCCCTGGACCGCGAGCGCGGCCTGCTGGCGCTGAAGCGGGCGATGCCGGTGCCGCCGATGGCGCTGCTGCTGGCACGGACCGCACTGGCGATGGCGTTCGCGCTGGCGATCGGGATATTGCTGCAGGTGCTGGCCGGGTTGCTCGGCGGGGTCATGCTGAGCCCGGGCCAACGACTCTGGCTGCTGCTGGTCGACGTGCTGGGCACGTTGCCGTTCTGCGCGCTCGGGCTGGCGCTGGGCGCCTACGCCGGCGGCAGCGGTGCGCCGGCGCTGGTCAACCTGATCTATCTGCCGATGGCGTTCCTGTCGGGGCTGTGGATCCCGCTGCAGTTGCTGCCGGCGTGGCTGACCACGCTGGCGCCGCTGTGGCCGTCCTACCACCTGGGCCAACTGGCGCTGCGCGTGGTCGGGCAGGGCGATTGCCATGGCAGTGCCGGCCACGTCGCCGCGCTGCTGGCGGTGACGGTGGTGTTCTACGCGCTGGCGCAGCGGCGCCTGGGCCGCGGCTGA
- a CDS encoding cytochrome b, with protein sequence MNRDDRAAHFNLLARVLHWLMAAMILTMLFVGVGMVASVSQRPWLLDLHRPLGIAILLLALVRLGNRLRHRPPPLPADLPRWQQVAAHASHWLLYALMLAMPLLGWSMLSAGGYPIVLWPGVQLPPIVPHSPALYAWLRSAHGWLAYLLFATVLAHLCAALFHAWVRRDGVFSSMARGPAADARREQG encoded by the coding sequence ATGAACCGCGACGACCGCGCCGCGCACTTCAACCTGCTCGCGCGCGTACTGCACTGGCTGATGGCGGCGATGATCCTGACCATGCTGTTCGTCGGCGTGGGCATGGTCGCCTCGGTATCGCAGCGGCCCTGGCTGCTGGACCTGCACCGCCCGCTCGGCATCGCCATCCTGCTGCTGGCGCTGGTGCGCCTGGGCAACCGCCTGCGGCACCGGCCGCCGCCGCTGCCGGCCGATCTGCCGCGCTGGCAGCAGGTGGCCGCGCACGCCTCGCACTGGCTGCTGTACGCGCTGATGCTGGCGATGCCGCTGCTGGGCTGGTCGATGCTCTCGGCCGGCGGCTACCCGATCGTGCTGTGGCCGGGCGTGCAGTTGCCGCCGATCGTCCCGCACAGCCCGGCGCTGTATGCCTGGCTGCGCAGCGCGCACGGCTGGCTGGCCTACCTGCTGTTCGCCACGGTGCTGGCGCACCTGTGCGCGGCGCTGTTCCATGCTTGGGTGCGCCGCGATGGCGTGTTCTCGAGCATGGCGCGCGGCCCGGCGGCGGACGCGCGGCGCGAGCAGGGGTAG
- the fhuE gene encoding ferric-rhodotorulic acid/ferric-coprogen receptor FhuE, translating to MSRVTPTCRFPRRSALAVACLLAAVPAFAATPSASADDGADDAERDVTTLDKISVKGERAEGYSVRKTSAGTRFTLAPREIPQSVSIISHQRIEDQGLDDIIDVLENTTGVSSTRSDSERFEFYARGFYIDNYQFDGIPTTMVQNWSYGDSALDLALYDRVEVVRGATGLLTGAGNPSASVNLIRKHADSAELTGSVTVSAGSWGRTRSTVDVTTPLNASGTVRARVIGSYLDTDSYVQRYSQRKSLGYAVIDADLTPDTQLSVGYDYQNKHSDGVTWGGFPLWYADGSRTDYPRWFNPAADWTFWDTTSKRAFATLQHGFGNGWQLKLNATHDQTDVTDKLFYPYYTIYGFDRQTGAGVVPYSGYYIIGRKVDGLDAYAEGPFQLGGRAHELMAGVSYNRRRYVNTGAFDFPGPLPSYLGWTGAYPEPAWSPISEFSRGTVTQKAGYAAARLSLADPLKLIVGARYTDWKVDGSEGGVGYVLHQEKTTPYAGLVYTLDDVWSVYASYTDIFQPQTARTASGAYLDPVIGKSYEAGVKGAWFDDRLNAALSVFRIEQDNVAQATSGFVQGTTETAYIAAQGTVSRGVEFELNGELAPGWNATFGASRYVAKDAAGADINSQLPQTTLKLYSSYTPRSLSELTFGGGVNWQNRIYYVDATYGRFEQSGYALVSAFARYRLSPAFSVQLNLNNLLDKRYYAQIYGYGAWGEPRSGTLSFSWSF from the coding sequence ATGTCACGTGTTACCCCCACCTGCCGTTTTCCGCGCCGTTCGGCCCTGGCCGTGGCCTGCCTGCTGGCCGCCGTGCCGGCGTTCGCCGCGACCCCGAGCGCGTCCGCCGACGACGGCGCGGACGATGCCGAGCGCGACGTCACCACCCTGGACAAGATCAGCGTCAAGGGCGAGCGCGCCGAGGGCTACAGCGTGCGCAAGACCAGTGCCGGCACCCGCTTCACCCTGGCGCCGCGGGAGATCCCGCAATCGGTGAGCATCATCAGCCACCAGCGCATCGAGGATCAGGGCCTGGACGACATCATCGACGTGCTGGAGAACACCACCGGCGTGTCCAGCACGCGCTCGGACAGCGAGCGCTTCGAGTTCTACGCGCGCGGTTTCTATATCGACAACTACCAGTTCGACGGCATCCCGACCACGATGGTGCAGAACTGGAGCTACGGCGATTCGGCGCTGGACCTGGCCCTGTACGACCGCGTGGAGGTGGTGCGCGGCGCCACCGGCCTGCTCACCGGCGCCGGCAATCCTTCGGCCTCGGTCAACCTGATCCGCAAGCACGCCGACAGCGCCGAACTGACCGGCAGCGTCACCGTCAGCGCCGGCAGCTGGGGCCGCACCCGCTCCACGGTCGACGTCACCACCCCGCTCAACGCCAGCGGCACCGTGCGCGCACGGGTGATCGGCAGCTACCTGGACACCGATTCGTACGTGCAGCGCTACAGCCAGCGCAAGTCGCTGGGCTATGCGGTGATCGATGCCGACCTGACCCCGGACACGCAGCTGAGCGTGGGCTACGACTACCAGAACAAGCACTCCGACGGGGTCACCTGGGGCGGCTTCCCGCTGTGGTATGCCGACGGCAGCCGCACCGACTACCCGCGCTGGTTCAACCCGGCCGCCGACTGGACGTTCTGGGACACCACCAGCAAGCGCGCCTTCGCCACCCTGCAACACGGCTTCGGCAACGGCTGGCAGCTCAAGCTCAACGCCACCCACGACCAGACCGACGTCACCGACAAGCTGTTCTACCCGTACTACACCATCTACGGCTTCGACCGGCAGACCGGCGCCGGCGTGGTGCCGTACTCGGGCTACTACATCATCGGGCGCAAGGTCGACGGCCTGGACGCCTACGCCGAAGGCCCGTTCCAGTTGGGCGGGCGCGCGCACGAACTGATGGCCGGGGTCAGCTACAACCGCCGCCGCTACGTAAACACCGGCGCCTTCGACTTCCCCGGGCCGCTGCCCAGCTACCTGGGCTGGACCGGCGCGTATCCGGAGCCGGCCTGGTCGCCGATCAGCGAGTTCAGCCGCGGCACCGTCACCCAGAAGGCCGGCTATGCGGCGGCGCGGCTGTCGCTGGCCGATCCGCTGAAGCTGATCGTGGGCGCGCGCTACACCGACTGGAAGGTGGACGGCAGCGAGGGCGGGGTGGGCTACGTCCTGCACCAGGAGAAGACCACGCCCTATGCCGGCCTGGTGTACACGCTCGACGACGTCTGGTCGGTCTATGCCAGCTACACCGACATCTTCCAGCCGCAGACCGCGCGCACCGCCAGCGGCGCCTACCTGGATCCGGTGATCGGCAAGAGCTACGAGGCCGGAGTCAAGGGCGCCTGGTTCGACGACCGCCTCAACGCCGCGCTGTCGGTGTTCCGCATCGAGCAGGACAACGTCGCCCAGGCCACCAGCGGATTCGTGCAGGGCACCACAGAGACCGCCTACATCGCCGCGCAGGGCACGGTCAGCCGCGGCGTGGAGTTCGAATTGAACGGCGAACTGGCGCCGGGCTGGAACGCCACTTTCGGCGCCTCGCGCTATGTCGCCAAGGATGCCGCCGGTGCCGACATCAACAGCCAGCTGCCGCAGACCACGCTCAAGCTCTACAGCAGCTACACCCCGCGCAGCCTGAGCGAACTGACCTTCGGCGGCGGCGTCAACTGGCAGAACCGCATCTACTACGTCGACGCCACCTACGGCCGCTTCGAGCAGAGCGGCTACGCGCTGGTCAGCGCCTTCGCGCGCTACCGCCTGTCGCCGGCGTTCTCGGTGCAGCTCAACCTCAACAACCTGCTGGACAAGCGCTACTACGCGCAGATCTACGGCTACGGCGCCTGGGGCGAGCCGCGCAGCGGGACGCTGAGCTTCAGCTGGTCGTTCTGA
- a CDS encoding ABC transporter ATP-binding protein has protein sequence MPDHDALPLAQLSGVHKRYGALLALDGVDLQLHRGQLLALLGANGAGKSTAVSLLLGLQTPDAGSVRLCGQDPRSLAARRQAGAMLQTAGLPETLRVGELLLQARGYYPRPRSVADCVVLAGLEGLMARRYGQLSGGQQRRVQFAMAICGRPQVLFLDEPSTGLDIEARQGLWRAIRELVADGCAVLLTTHYLEEAEALADRVAVLQRGTLIAEGSVADLRARFEQCTIRCRSALPAAQVAQWPQVRRADTRDGVLEVVAEPAEPVVARLLASDPALTALEVRRAGLADAFLAITRAEAA, from the coding sequence ATGCCCGACCACGATGCGTTGCCGCTGGCGCAGCTCAGCGGCGTCCACAAGCGCTACGGCGCGCTGCTCGCGCTCGATGGCGTCGACCTGCAGTTGCACCGCGGTCAGCTGCTGGCCTTGCTGGGCGCCAACGGCGCCGGCAAGAGCACCGCGGTCAGCCTGCTGCTCGGGCTGCAGACACCCGATGCCGGCAGCGTGCGCCTGTGCGGGCAGGACCCGCGCTCGCTGGCGGCGCGCCGCCAGGCCGGGGCGATGCTGCAGACCGCCGGGCTGCCGGAGACGCTACGCGTGGGCGAACTGCTGCTGCAGGCGCGGGGTTACTACCCGCGCCCGCGCAGCGTCGCCGATTGCGTGGTGCTGGCCGGGTTGGAAGGACTGATGGCGCGCCGCTACGGCCAGTTGTCCGGCGGCCAGCAGCGGCGCGTGCAGTTCGCGATGGCGATCTGCGGGCGGCCGCAGGTGCTGTTCCTGGACGAGCCCAGCACCGGCCTGGACATCGAGGCGCGGCAAGGCCTGTGGCGGGCGATCCGCGAACTGGTCGCCGACGGCTGCGCGGTGCTGCTGACCACGCACTATCTGGAAGAAGCCGAGGCGCTGGCCGATCGGGTGGCGGTGCTGCAGCGCGGCACGCTGATCGCCGAGGGCAGTGTCGCCGACCTGCGGGCGCGCTTCGAGCAATGCACCATCCGCTGCCGCAGCGCGTTGCCGGCGGCGCAGGTGGCGCAGTGGCCGCAGGTGCGCCGCGCCGACACCCGCGACGGCGTGCTCGAGGTGGTCGCCGAACCGGCCGAACCGGTGGTGGCGCGGTTGCTCGCCAGCGATCCGGCGCTGACGGCGCTGGAGGTCCGCCGCGCCGGCCTAGCCGACGCCTTTCTCGCCATCACCCGTGCGGAGGCCGCATGA